Proteins from a genomic interval of Anas platyrhynchos isolate ZD024472 breed Pekin duck chromosome 4, IASCAAS_PekinDuck_T2T, whole genome shotgun sequence:
- the MAD2L1 gene encoding mitotic spindle assembly checkpoint protein MAD2A, which produces MARQAVREQQGITLRGSAEIVAEFFSYGINSILYQRGIYPPETFTRVQKYGLTLLVTTDPELKNYLNNVVEQMKEWLCKCLVQRLVVVISSIESNEVLERWQFDIECDKTAKDETVPREKSQKAIQDEIRSVIRQITATVTFLPLLETACAFDLLIYTDKDMAVPEKWEESGPQFIANSEEVRLRSFTTTIHKVNSMVAYKKDSFP; this is translated from the exons ATGGCCAGGCAGGCGGTGCGGGAGCAGCAGGGTATCACCCTGCGGGGCAGCGCAGAGATCGTCGCCGAGTTCTTCT CCTATGGGATCAACAGCATCCTGTACCAGCGGGGCATCTACCCCCCCGAGACCTTCACCCGCGTCCAGAAGTACGGGCTCACCCTGCTGGTCACCACCGACCCCGAGCTGAAGAACTACCTCAACAACGTGGTGGAGCAGATGAAag AGTGGCTCTGCAAGTGCCTGGTGCAGCGCCTGGTGGTGGTCATCTCCAGCATCGAAAGCAACGAGGTTCTGGAGCGGTGGCAGTTCGACATAGAGTGCGACAAAACTGCCAAGGACGAGAC TGTACCCCGAGAAAAATCTCAGAAAGCTATTCAGGATGAAATTCGGTCTGTTATCAGACAGATAACTGCCACAGTAACTTTTCTGCCTCTGTTGGAAACTGCCT GTGCCTTTGACTTGTTGATTTACACTGATAAAGATATGGCTGTGCCAGAAAAGTGGGAAGAGTCAGGACCACAATTCATTGCCAATTCAGAAGAGGTTCGCCTTCGTTCCTTCACTACCACGATCCACAAAGTAAATAGTATGGTAGCTTACAAAAAGGATTCTTTTCCCTGA